A DNA window from Candidatus Vicinibacter affinis contains the following coding sequences:
- a CDS encoding outer membrane beta-barrel protein, which yields MNSNIGYVYLIVCCLNAMITPVMAQSETIRFGFSVNKYAFNRFNYELNDSNDINGTGFTVGFSYEKPILNRTSLLIGFGFSQRNNEVKYFKWGNADRTHWASFPISMNYYLFKNLAVEIGCQYEHLIFKQKFVEYSDSLQQKPGYTKYDIGLIAGIRFQIQNFELNGCFNYGLRNIYSIYGFDPARGIGINASAKSYYIKIGLNYLFQ from the coding sequence ATGAATTCTAATATTGGATATGTATATCTTATAGTTTGTTGCTTAAATGCAATGATCACTCCCGTGATGGCTCAGAGCGAGACTATTCGGTTTGGGTTTTCGGTAAATAAATATGCTTTTAATCGATTTAATTATGAATTGAATGACTCAAATGACATTAATGGAACCGGTTTTACTGTTGGATTTTCTTATGAGAAACCTATTCTGAATCGCACCTCATTACTTATTGGCTTCGGATTTTCACAAAGAAACAATGAAGTGAAGTATTTTAAATGGGGTAATGCTGACAGGACCCATTGGGCATCTTTTCCAATAAGTATGAATTATTACTTATTTAAAAATTTGGCTGTGGAAATAGGATGCCAGTATGAACATCTAATATTTAAGCAAAAATTCGTAGAGTATTCGGATTCGTTACAACAAAAACCAGGATACACCAAGTATGATATTGGATTGATTGCTGGGATACGTTTTCAAATTCAAAATTTTGAATTGAATGGTTGTTTTAATTACGGCTTAAGAAACATTTATAGCATTTATGGTTTTGACCCTGCAAGGGGAATTGGGATAAATGCCTCAGCCAAAAGTTATTACATTAAAATTGGATTAAACTACCTGTTTCAATGA
- a CDS encoding DUF3267 domain-containing protein, whose product MKIRPEELTENSYVLLDKLGHKDLVPFIRTYMKKRTKYSVFYYLSNVIVFGLVGYFFAQGFNLPNYSFGDRFTYFSYGLAIAFALLPLHEYIHVLAYKSQGATNTSYDANLKKFYFMALADKFVANKREFEIVALAPFTFITTTLIIFLFVADNNWNLTISSVLLAHTAMCSGDFGLLSFFDFHKDKEPVTYDDVENKISYFYGKISETKTN is encoded by the coding sequence ATGAAAATCAGACCAGAGGAATTAACAGAAAATAGTTATGTCCTGCTTGACAAGTTAGGACATAAAGATCTTGTTCCATTCATAAGGACTTATATGAAAAAACGGACAAAATATTCTGTTTTCTATTACCTGAGTAACGTCATTGTGTTTGGACTTGTTGGTTACTTTTTTGCACAAGGTTTCAACTTGCCAAATTATAGCTTTGGTGACCGCTTTACTTATTTTTCATATGGCCTGGCAATTGCTTTTGCCTTGCTTCCATTGCACGAATACATCCACGTATTAGCATACAAATCACAAGGTGCGACAAATACTTCGTATGATGCCAACCTGAAAAAATTCTACTTTATGGCATTGGCAGACAAGTTTGTAGCGAATAAAAGAGAATTTGAAATAGTTGCACTGGCTCCATTTACATTTATTACAACTACTCTAATAATTTTTCTATTTGTTGCTGATAACAATTGGAATTTGACCATTTCCAGTGTTTTGCTAGCACACACCGCAATGTGTTCGGGTGACTTTGGACTACTTAGCTTCTTTGATTTTCATAAGGACAAAGAACCCGTAACCTATGATGATGTTGAAAATAAAATATCCTATTTCTATGGTAAAATCAGTGAAACAAAAACCAATTAA
- a CDS encoding PorT family protein, translated as MKKNILFYTILILYFLLNKNILFAQSNTVLLNFSLNNYKLDRFNLPEENAAIISGIGFNLGFAYEKPICKKSSILLGFEFSKRKYDYSIGPRNNNFNDNYISLPLSFNYYILKFIAFQAGMQFDHLLFKQKLIYYKDAPNDQVSGYTKYDIGLNTGIRIQWYNFEINGSFNYGLRNIYCLNFLDPITGEELVDSAKSHMFKFGVSYLFK; from the coding sequence ATGAAAAAAAACATACTGTTCTATACCATACTCATTTTATATTTTCTATTGAATAAAAACATATTATTTGCTCAATCAAATACTGTTTTGTTAAATTTTTCACTGAATAATTATAAGCTTGACAGATTCAACCTTCCTGAGGAAAATGCTGCAATTATATCTGGCATTGGTTTTAATCTTGGCTTTGCCTATGAAAAACCTATATGCAAAAAATCTTCCATTTTGCTGGGATTTGAGTTTTCTAAGAGAAAATATGACTATTCCATTGGCCCTAGAAACAATAATTTTAACGATAATTATATTTCCCTTCCATTGAGCTTTAACTATTACATCCTTAAATTTATAGCTTTTCAAGCAGGAATGCAATTTGATCATTTACTATTCAAGCAAAAATTAATTTATTATAAAGATGCTCCAAATGATCAAGTATCAGGATACACTAAATACGACATTGGCTTAAATACTGGAATTCGAATTCAATGGTATAATTTTGAAATAAACGGCAGTTTCAATTATGGACTTAGAAATATTTATTGTCTAAATTTTCTTGACCCAATCACAGGAGAGGAACTGGTTGATTCTGCTAAAAGCCATATGTTTAAATTTGGAGTTAGCTATTTATTCAAATGA
- a CDS encoding IS110 family transposase, giving the protein MLYELTGTDLAEIFGITETNAIEIISEVGLDMSKWPTVKHFTSWLNLAPNNKISGGKVLSSRIPKRKTTQVKYLEWRRLPYSVAKIG; this is encoded by the coding sequence ATGTTGTACGAACTAACGGGGACGGATTTAGCAGAAATTTTTGGGATTACGGAAACAAATGCTATAGAAATTATAAGCGAAGTCGGATTAGATATGAGTAAATGGCCAACGGTAAAACACTTTACATCATGGTTAAACTTAGCCCCGAATAATAAAATATCAGGAGGGAAAGTATTAAGTAGTCGGATTCCAAAAAGAAAAACCACGCAGGTCAAATATTTAGAATGGCGGCGTTTGCCATACAGCGTAGCAAAAATTGGTTAG
- a CDS encoding peptidase M15A, which produces MKLSENFSLEEMLASETAARMGISEQYEPSTLIINNLKSLCQIILQPIREQIQTGIHISSGFRCNRLNTKVGGAKNSMHLFGMAADFIATDKYDVDQLFKFVAKGNLPFDQIIHEFGRWVHISYDPYLAIPRREILKAYKNKAGKTVYEFVKPNNI; this is translated from the coding sequence ATGAAACTTAGTGAAAATTTTAGTCTGGAAGAGATGCTGGCAAGCGAAACGGCCGCCCGGATGGGAATTTCGGAACAATACGAACCCTCAACCTTAATTATAAATAATTTAAAGAGCTTGTGCCAAATCATCCTCCAGCCTATTCGAGAACAAATTCAAACCGGTATTCACATCAGCAGTGGTTTCAGATGCAATAGATTAAATACCAAAGTAGGCGGAGCAAAAAACAGTATGCATCTTTTTGGGATGGCTGCAGACTTCATCGCAACAGATAAATATGATGTAGATCAATTATTCAAATTTGTAGCAAAGGGTAATCTGCCATTTGATCAGATCATCCATGAATTCGGCAGGTGGGTTCACATATCCTACGATCCCTATTTAGCAATCCCAAGACGGGAAATTCTGAAGGCTTACAAAAATAAAGCAGGAAAAACTGTCTACGAATTTGTCAAACCAAATAATATATAA
- a CDS encoding helix-turn-helix transcriptional regulator produces MIRVSDLKDKTLGKVGTPKRDKYERELKLEIIAEQIKQLREEKNLTQEQLGELIGVQRAQVSKLENSTTNITLGTIIKVFDALGAQLSFQIHKKPNGKLKSKKRLQVT; encoded by the coding sequence ATGATTCGTGTATCAGATTTAAAGGACAAAACTCTAGGGAAGGTTGGAACTCCAAAAAGAGACAAATATGAAAGAGAGCTTAAATTGGAAATTATTGCTGAACAAATAAAACAATTGCGGGAAGAAAAGAATCTGACGCAAGAGCAACTAGGTGAACTAATTGGAGTGCAAAGAGCTCAAGTTTCCAAACTTGAAAACAGTACAACAAATATTACTTTGGGCACCATTATTAAAGTATTTGATGCATTAGGTGCTCAACTTAGTTTTCAAATACATAAGAAACCAAATGGAAAATTAAAAAGTAAAAAACGACTGCAAGTAACATAG
- a CDS encoding DUF2130 domain-containing protein, which yields MNDIICPNCKKAFKVDEAGFADILKQVRDHQFDEELQKRLTLAERDKENAVKLAEANLKNILQEDLAKKDKVILELRAQNERELSLQLAMKEAEIAEMRSKIQHAEIEKKLTVTEAVQKIEKERDELVNNLKNKETEKQLLEKSLIEKFNAELRTKEDIIKLKDEEIALRKDMKLKLSTKMIGETLEQHCETEFNKLRATAFPKAYFEKDNDSRSGSKGDFIYRETDETGNEIISIMFEMKNEGDETTTKKRNEDFLKELDKDRIEKKCEYAVLVSLLESESELYNSGIVDVSHKYPKMYVVRPQFFIPIITLLRNAAMTSLKYKAELAMVRSQNIDITNFEDKLNKFREGFSKNFLSAHSHFQEAIKKIDASIAVMQKVKEELTTSENQLRLANDKAEELTIKKLTHGNPTMKSKFDELNNKIE from the coding sequence ATGAACGATATTATTTGCCCAAATTGTAAAAAGGCTTTTAAAGTGGATGAGGCTGGTTTTGCGGATATACTCAAACAAGTGAGAGATCATCAATTCGATGAAGAATTACAAAAGCGATTAACCCTTGCAGAAAGGGATAAAGAAAATGCTGTCAAGCTGGCAGAAGCCAATCTTAAGAATATTTTACAAGAAGACCTTGCAAAAAAAGATAAGGTAATTTTAGAGCTAAGAGCCCAGAATGAGCGTGAACTTTCTTTGCAGTTAGCCATGAAAGAAGCCGAAATTGCTGAAATGAGATCAAAAATTCAGCATGCAGAAATTGAGAAAAAACTCACGGTAACGGAAGCTGTCCAAAAAATTGAAAAAGAAAGAGACGAACTGGTCAATAATCTGAAAAATAAAGAAACGGAAAAACAATTACTAGAAAAATCTTTAATCGAAAAATTTAATGCTGAACTCAGGACAAAAGAAGACATCATCAAGTTGAAAGATGAAGAAATTGCACTTAGAAAAGACATGAAGCTAAAACTATCTACCAAAATGATAGGCGAAACGCTTGAACAACATTGTGAAACTGAATTTAACAAACTTCGTGCAACAGCCTTCCCAAAAGCCTACTTCGAAAAAGACAACGATTCCAGGTCCGGAAGCAAGGGTGATTTTATCTACCGAGAAACTGATGAGACCGGTAATGAAATCATTTCCATCATGTTCGAAATGAAAAATGAGGGAGATGAAACCACTACTAAAAAACGAAATGAAGATTTTCTAAAAGAACTGGACAAAGACCGTATTGAAAAAAAATGTGAGTATGCTGTATTGGTTTCACTATTAGAATCAGAAAGCGAACTCTATAACTCCGGGATTGTGGATGTTTCTCATAAGTATCCCAAAATGTATGTGGTGCGACCTCAATTTTTTATTCCCATTATCACCCTCCTTCGGAATGCTGCCATGACCTCACTAAAGTATAAGGCAGAACTTGCTATGGTTAGAAGTCAAAACATTGACATTACAAACTTTGAAGATAAATTAAACAAATTCAGAGAAGGATTTTCCAAAAATTTTCTTTCGGCACATAGTCATTTTCAAGAAGCAATTAAAAAAATTGACGCATCAATAGCTGTTATGCAGAAAGTTAAAGAGGAATTGACTACAAGCGAAAACCAATTAAGACTGGCTAATGATAAAGCGGAAGAATTAACTATTAAAAAATTAACCCATGGGAATCCAACCATGAAATCAAAGTTTGATGAACTAAATAACAAAATTGAGTAA
- a CDS encoding DUF2589 domain-containing protein: MKRNTLDNARDNSGLGQELNNIDFKAMIGGPLQATVEAQVASAVATIDFIKKVGFKEDDPSQLVMVDFSYKKQNPDGTKEDVSVIVPLISTLPIPSLRIDFVEIDFNARLNSIDTQNTSNDFKLNVSGRGGFGPVKVSASMSYQRSSSTGSKVEREYSLKVKVRAVQDEIPKGLEKVLELLSK, encoded by the coding sequence ATGAAAAGAAATACCTTGGATAATGCAAGAGACAACAGTGGATTAGGACAGGAACTAAACAATATCGATTTCAAAGCAATGATAGGTGGACCGCTCCAAGCCACTGTAGAAGCGCAGGTTGCATCAGCGGTTGCTACCATTGACTTTATTAAAAAAGTAGGCTTTAAAGAAGACGATCCTTCTCAATTGGTGATGGTAGATTTCAGCTATAAAAAACAAAACCCGGATGGCACAAAAGAGGATGTTTCAGTTATTGTGCCTCTGATTTCAACTTTGCCAATTCCATCGTTACGAATTGATTTTGTAGAAATTGACTTTAATGCCCGTTTAAATTCTATTGATACACAAAATACATCCAATGATTTCAAATTGAATGTAAGTGGTAGAGGAGGATTTGGTCCAGTCAAAGTATCAGCCAGTATGTCTTATCAAAGATCCTCTTCGACAGGTTCCAAAGTAGAAAGGGAATACAGTTTAAAAGTAAAAGTGCGGGCAGTGCAGGATGAAATTCCAAAAGGACTAGAAAAAGTATTGGAATTACTCTCCAAATAG
- a CDS encoding type II toxin-antitoxin system RelE/ParE family toxin translates to MQPIPVFDKPIVVILDDEAAVYMENLNEKTRNKFFVLFDKTESGYRGAWFEPLKETDGLWEFRLRFNKNFHRILAFWDRDGEVETLIVASHGFLKKTNKTPSSEIKKAETLKKKYFENKKKQKI, encoded by the coding sequence TTGCAACCTATACCTGTATTTGATAAACCCATAGTAGTTATTTTAGACGATGAAGCAGCCGTATATATGGAAAATCTTAATGAGAAGACAAGAAATAAATTCTTCGTATTATTCGATAAGACTGAATCTGGCTATAGAGGTGCATGGTTTGAACCTCTAAAAGAGACAGACGGATTATGGGAATTTAGACTTAGATTTAACAAGAATTTTCATAGGATATTAGCATTTTGGGATCGCGATGGAGAAGTGGAAACATTAATAGTGGCATCACATGGTTTCTTAAAGAAGACTAATAAAACACCAAGCTCAGAGATAAAAAAGGCTGAAACTCTTAAGAAAAAATATTTCGAAAATAAAAAGAAACAAAAAATATGA
- a CDS encoding transposase has translation MVKAFPIIYPNAAGIDISSKEHYVAVNPESTEKPIRAFGAFTEDLHALVVFLKECKVDTVAMEATGIYWVSLFLVLEDAGFDVVLVTAKHVKNVRGKKTDVSDADWIRQLHSCGLLSASFQPDKFTRKLRAYMRHRKI, from the coding sequence GTGGTTAAAGCATTTCCGATTATTTATCCTAACGCGGCAGGTATAGATATATCAAGCAAAGAACATTATGTAGCAGTTAATCCTGAATCCACTGAAAAACCAATAAGAGCCTTTGGCGCCTTTACTGAAGACTTACACGCCCTAGTTGTGTTTTTAAAAGAATGCAAAGTAGATACAGTTGCTATGGAGGCTACCGGTATTTACTGGGTAAGTTTATTTTTAGTATTAGAAGATGCGGGTTTTGATGTTGTATTAGTTACAGCTAAACATGTAAAAAATGTAAGAGGAAAGAAAACAGATGTTAGCGATGCTGATTGGATTCGTCAATTACACAGTTGCGGATTATTATCTGCAAGTTTTCAACCCGATAAGTTTACTCGTAAATTAAGAGCATATATGCGTCATCGAAAAATTTAA
- a CDS encoding methionine adenosyltransferase: protein MNNLNHFYFTSESVSEGHPDKVADQISDAVLDAYLELDPQAKVACECLITTGQLVIAGEICSTAHVDVVAVAREVIRHIGYDDPLVGFDYATAAYINLLHEQSPEINNSVSDGGAGDQGLMFGYACRETKWNMPLPITMSHELMMRLAAMRRSGKHNWLRPDAKCQVTVEYKRDVPVGIETVVLSTQHSKDISQEEIKIILQNELILPLAQQYFYNAHPKILINPSGSFTIGGPHGDTGLTGRKIIVDTYGGSCPHGGGAFSGKDPSKVDRSAAYAARYVANHIVSAGLAERCTVQISYAIGLAEPTSIYVNTHGTGHHADEIIAHHISNIFDLRPDGIISTLDLRRPIYKETAAYGHFGRTQFPWENLDPTIIENLKSIS, encoded by the coding sequence ATGAATAATTTAAATCATTTTTATTTTACCAGTGAATCGGTATCCGAAGGTCATCCGGATAAAGTGGCCGATCAAATTTCAGATGCTGTTCTTGATGCTTATCTCGAATTAGATCCTCAGGCAAAAGTCGCATGTGAATGTCTTATCACTACGGGACAATTGGTGATCGCAGGAGAGATTTGCTCAACAGCACATGTAGATGTCGTGGCGGTGGCCCGGGAAGTCATCAGACATATTGGATACGATGATCCATTAGTGGGTTTTGACTATGCCACGGCGGCGTATATCAATTTATTGCACGAACAAAGTCCGGAGATTAACAACAGTGTTTCTGATGGTGGAGCAGGTGATCAAGGACTTATGTTCGGTTATGCGTGCAGAGAAACCAAATGGAATATGCCTTTGCCCATTACAATGTCTCATGAGTTGATGATGCGATTAGCTGCAATGCGAAGAAGTGGTAAGCACAATTGGCTAAGACCTGACGCCAAATGTCAGGTTACTGTAGAATACAAAAGAGATGTACCTGTCGGAATTGAAACCGTTGTATTATCAACACAACACTCAAAAGACATCAGTCAGGAAGAGATTAAAATCATCTTGCAAAATGAACTCATTTTACCTTTAGCACAACAATATTTTTACAATGCTCATCCTAAAATATTGATCAACCCATCAGGGAGTTTTACGATCGGAGGGCCACATGGAGATACCGGTCTGACAGGCAGAAAGATAATCGTAGATACCTATGGCGGGAGTTGTCCTCATGGAGGAGGGGCATTCAGTGGCAAAGATCCAAGCAAGGTGGACCGCAGTGCTGCTTATGCTGCTCGTTATGTAGCCAACCATATTGTATCTGCAGGACTCGCTGAACGCTGTACGGTCCAGATATCCTATGCAATTGGTCTTGCTGAACCTACTTCTATATATGTGAATACACACGGAACCGGGCACCATGCAGATGAAATAATTGCACATCATATTTCCAATATTTTTGACCTGCGACCTGATGGTATTATCAGCACATTAGATTTAAGGCGACCTATATATAAAGAGACTGCAGCCTATGGTCATTTTGGGAGAACACAATTCCCATGGGAAAACTTGGACCCAACAATTATCGAAAATCTTAAATCCATTTCTTAA